The following coding sequences lie in one Buchnera aphidicola (Macrosiphum euphorbiae) genomic window:
- the rpsS gene encoding 30S ribosomal protein S19, translated as MPRSLKKGPFIDVSLLKKVEKSVKKNDKKPIKTWSRRSTIFPNMVGLTISIHNGRNHIPVFITEEMVGHKLGEFSLTRTYRGHTADKKVKKR; from the coding sequence ATGCCACGTTCTCTTAAGAAAGGTCCTTTTATTGATGTTAGTTTGTTAAAAAAAGTAGAAAAATCAGTAAAAAAAAATGATAAAAAGCCTATTAAAACGTGGTCAAGACGTTCAACAATTTTTCCAAATATGGTAGGTTTGACAATATCTATTCATAATGGTCGTAATCATATACCTGTTTTTATTACTGAAGAAATGGTAGGACATAAATTAGGTGAATTTTCTTTAACTCGTACTTATAGAGGACATACTGCTGATAAAAAAGTAAAAAAACGTTAA
- the tuf gene encoding elongation factor Tu: MSKEKFQRLKPHINVGTIGHVDHGKTTLTAAITTVLSKKFGGSARAFDQIDNAPEEKARGITINTSHVEYDTEFRHYAHVDCPGHADYIKNMITGAAQMDGAILVVAATDGPMPQTREHILLGRQVGVPYIIVFLNKCDMVDDEELLELVEMEVRDLLTQYDFPGDDTPIIRGSALKALEGDPEWESKIIDLSKFLDSYIPEPKRAVDQPFLLPIEDVFSISGRGTVVTGRVEKGVIKVGEEVEIVGIKKTTKTTCTGVEMFRKLLDEGRAGENVGVLLRGTKRDEIERGQVLAKPGSIHPHTTFESEVYVLSKEEGGRHTPFFKGYRPQFYFRTTDVTGSIELPEGVEMVMPGDNIKMTVTLINPIAMADGLRFAIREGGRTVGAGVVSKVLL; the protein is encoded by the coding sequence ATGTCTAAAGAAAAATTTCAACGTTTAAAACCTCATATAAACGTAGGTACAATTGGTCATGTAGATCATGGAAAAACTACTTTAACTGCAGCTATTACAACAGTTTTATCTAAAAAATTTGGTGGTTCTGCACGCGCTTTTGATCAGATAGATAATGCACCAGAAGAAAAAGCAAGGGGTATTACAATTAATACTTCTCATGTAGAATATGATACTGAATTTAGACATTATGCTCACGTAGATTGTCCAGGTCATGCTGATTATATAAAAAATATGATTACTGGTGCAGCTCAAATGGATGGAGCAATTTTAGTTGTAGCGGCCACTGATGGGCCAATGCCTCAAACTCGTGAACATATTTTGCTTGGAAGACAAGTGGGTGTTCCGTATATTATTGTATTTCTTAATAAGTGTGATATGGTAGATGATGAAGAACTACTAGAACTCGTAGAAATGGAAGTTCGTGATTTATTAACACAATATGATTTTCCTGGAGATGATACTCCTATTATTCGTGGTTCAGCTCTTAAAGCACTAGAAGGTGATCCTGAATGGGAGTCAAAAATCATTGATTTATCTAAATTTTTAGATAGTTATATTCCTGAACCAAAACGAGCAGTAGATCAACCCTTTTTATTACCAATAGAAGATGTTTTTTCTATATCAGGAAGAGGTACAGTAGTAACCGGACGAGTAGAAAAAGGCGTAATTAAAGTAGGTGAAGAAGTTGAAATTGTAGGAATAAAAAAAACAACTAAAACTACTTGTACAGGCGTAGAAATGTTTAGAAAGTTATTAGATGAAGGTCGTGCTGGAGAGAACGTAGGTGTTTTGCTTCGTGGTACAAAGCGTGATGAAATTGAAAGAGGTCAAGTTTTAGCCAAACCAGGTAGTATTCATCCACATACAACATTTGAGTCTGAAGTTTATGTTCTATCCAAAGAAGAAGGTGGGCGTCATACTCCATTTTTTAAAGGATATCGTCCTCAGTTTTATTTTAGAACTACTGATGTAACAGGTTCTATTGAATTGCCAGAAGGTGTTGAAATGGTTATGCCAGGAGATAATATAAAAATGACTGTTACTTTAATTAATCCTATTGCAATGGCTGATGGATTGCGATTTGCTATACGTGAAGGTGGTCGTACTGTTGGAGCGGGTGTTGTTTCTAAAGTTTTACTTTAA
- the rpsJ gene encoding 30S ribosomal protein S10 has translation MQNQRIRIRLKAFDHRLIDQSTTEIVETAKRTGAQVRGPIPLPTRKERFTILVSPHVNKDARDQYEIRTHKRLIDIVEPTEKTVDALMRLDLAAGVDVQISLG, from the coding sequence ATGCAGAACCAAAGAATTCGTATTCGTTTAAAAGCTTTCGATCATAGACTAATTGATCAATCAACTACAGAGATTGTTGAAACAGCAAAAAGAACAGGTGCACAAGTACGTGGACCCATTCCTCTTCCAACTCGTAAAGAACGTTTTACTATTTTAGTTTCTCCGCATGTAAATAAGGACGCACGTGATCAATATGAAATTCGTACACATAAGCGTTTGATTGATATAGTAGAACCTACTGAAAAAACTGTCGATGCACTTATGCGATTAGATCTTGCTGCTGGTGTAGACGTACAAATTAGTTTAGGTTAA
- the rplB gene encoding 50S ribosomal protein L2 — translation MAIVKCKPTSPGRRHVIKVVNTQLYKGKPCSLLLRKKSKSGGRNNNGRITTRHIGGGHKRAYRIIDFKRNKDGIEATVERFEYDPNRSSNIALILYKDGQRNYILAPKDLKIGDTIISGSNSPIKVGNSLPLKNIPVGTFIHNVEMKPGKGGQIARSAGSYVQLVAFDKEYATLRLRSGEMRKTQSDCKATIGEVGNSEHMLKVLGKAGASRWIGIRPTVRGTAMNPVDHPHGGGEGRNFGKHPVTPWGIQTKGKKTRKNKRTEKFILRHRRK, via the coding sequence ATGGCAATTGTTAAATGCAAACCGACATCTCCGGGTCGTCGCCACGTTATTAAAGTTGTTAATACACAGTTGTATAAAGGAAAACCATGTTCTTTATTATTAAGAAAAAAAAGTAAAAGCGGAGGACGTAACAATAATGGTAGGATTACAACTCGTCATATTGGTGGCGGACATAAAAGAGCATATCGTATTATAGATTTTAAAAGAAATAAAGATGGCATAGAAGCTACTGTGGAAAGATTCGAATATGATCCTAATCGTTCTTCTAATATTGCTTTAATATTATATAAAGATGGTCAACGAAATTATATTTTAGCTCCAAAAGATTTAAAGATAGGAGATACTATAATTTCTGGTTCAAATTCTCCTATAAAAGTAGGAAATTCTTTACCACTAAAAAATATTCCAGTAGGCACATTTATTCATAATGTAGAAATGAAGCCTGGGAAAGGTGGTCAAATAGCCCGTTCTGCAGGAAGTTATGTGCAACTAGTAGCATTTGATAAAGAATATGCAACTTTAAGATTACGTTCTGGTGAAATGCGAAAAACTCAATCTGATTGTAAAGCTACTATTGGAGAAGTAGGTAATTCTGAACATATGTTAAAAGTTTTAGGTAAAGCAGGAGCTTCTCGTTGGATAGGTATACGTCCAACTGTTCGTGGTACAGCCATGAATCCTGTTGATCATCCTCATGGTGGTGGTGAAGGAAGAAATTTTGGTAAGCACCCAGTTACTCCATGGGGAATACAAACAAAAGGTAAAAAAACTCGTAAAAATAAACGTACTGAAAAGTTTATTTTACGTCATCGTAGAAAATAA
- the rplV gene encoding 50S ribosomal protein L22, with translation METLAQHRQARSSAQKVRLIADLVRGKKVPQALNILTYTNKKAAILVKKVLESAVANAEHNDGADIDKLRIKKIFVNEGSTMKRMMPRAKGRADRILKRTSHITVIVSDR, from the coding sequence ATGGAAACTTTAGCTCAACATCGTCAAGCACGTTCTTCGGCTCAAAAAGTTCGTTTAATTGCAGATTTAGTTCGGGGAAAAAAAGTTCCACAAGCATTAAATATCTTGACGTATACTAATAAAAAAGCTGCTATTTTAGTTAAAAAAGTACTTGAATCAGCTGTAGCCAATGCAGAACACAATGATGGCGCTGATATAGATAAATTAAGAATAAAAAAAATATTTGTTAATGAAGGTTCAACAATGAAAAGAATGATGCCACGTGCTAAAGGACGTGCAGATCGTATTTTAAAACGTACGAGTCATATTACTGTGATTGTGTCTGATCGTTAA
- the rpsC gene encoding 30S ribosomal protein S3, with amino-acid sequence MGQKVHPNGMRLGIIKKWNSVWFANTKDFADHLDSDYKVRQFLMKKLDKASISRIIIERPAKSIRVTIYTARPGIVIGKKGEDVEKLRVAIAKITGVPVQINISEIRKPELDAKLVSDSITSQLERRVMFRRAMKRSVQNAMRQGAKGIKVEVSGRLGGAEIARREWYREGRVPLHTLRANIDYSISEAHTTYGVIGVKVWIFKGEILGGMETIEKLEKPSVQTKKQYRKNRKQERERS; translated from the coding sequence ATGGGTCAGAAAGTACATCCTAATGGTATGCGATTGGGTATAATAAAAAAATGGAATTCTGTTTGGTTTGCTAATACTAAAGATTTTGCTGATCATCTAGATAGTGATTATAAAGTCCGTCAATTTTTAATGAAAAAATTAGACAAAGCATCAATTTCACGAATTATTATTGAAAGACCAGCTAAAAGTATTCGAGTAACGATTTATACTGCTAGACCTGGTATTGTCATCGGTAAAAAAGGTGAAGATGTAGAAAAATTAAGAGTCGCTATTGCCAAAATTACTGGGGTCCCAGTTCAAATTAACATTTCTGAAATACGCAAACCTGAATTGGATGCGAAACTTGTTTCTGATAGCATTACATCTCAGTTAGAACGAAGAGTTATGTTTCGACGAGCTATGAAAAGATCTGTTCAAAATGCAATGAGACAAGGTGCTAAAGGTATTAAAGTAGAAGTTAGCGGACGTTTAGGAGGAGCAGAAATAGCTCGTAGAGAATGGTATAGAGAAGGCAGAGTTCCTTTACATACTTTACGTGCAAATATTGATTATAGTATTTCAGAAGCTCATACCACATATGGTGTAATAGGTGTTAAAGTTTGGATTTTTAAAGGTGAAATATTAGGTGGTATGGAAACTATTGAAAAATTAGAAAAACCTTCTGTTCAAACAAAAAAGCAATATCGTAAAAATAGAAAGCAAGAAAGAGAGAGAAGCTGA
- the rplN gene encoding 50S ribosomal protein L14, giving the protein MIQEQTILHVADNSGARSAMCIKVLGGSHRRYASIGDVIKITIKEAIPRGKVKKGEVLKAVVVRTKKGVRRSDGSVIRFDTNACVVLNNNEQPIGTRIFGPVTRELRTEKFMKIISLAPEVL; this is encoded by the coding sequence ATGATTCAAGAACAGACTATTCTTCATGTAGCTGATAACTCTGGTGCACGATCTGCTATGTGTATTAAAGTTTTGGGCGGTTCACATCGTCGTTACGCAAGTATTGGTGATGTAATTAAAATTACAATTAAGGAAGCAATACCTCGAGGCAAAGTAAAAAAAGGAGAAGTTCTTAAAGCAGTAGTAGTAAGAACTAAAAAAGGAGTTAGACGATCTGATGGTTCTGTTATTCGCTTTGATACGAATGCTTGTGTTGTATTAAACAATAACGAACAACCTATTGGAACTCGTATTTTTGGTCCTGTTACTCGTGAATTAAGAACAGAAAAATTTATGAAAATTATTTCACTAGCTCCTGAAGTTCTTTAA
- the rpmC gene encoding 50S ribosomal protein L29: MKAIVEFKKKDKKNLYKELLQLLREQFNLRMQSVSGKLKQPHLLRKVRRNIAQVKTLLHQKEKIK, translated from the coding sequence ATGAAAGCAATAGTAGAATTTAAAAAAAAAGATAAAAAAAATCTTTATAAAGAACTTTTGCAATTATTACGAGAACAATTTAATCTTCGCATGCAATCTGTTTCTGGAAAGTTAAAACAGCCTCATTTGTTACGAAAAGTTCGGCGAAATATTGCACAAGTAAAGACTTTATTACATCAAAAGGAGAAGATAAAATAA
- the rpsQ gene encoding 30S ribosomal protein S17: MMEKIRTLQGRVISNKMQKSAVVAIERFVKHIIYGKFIKRTTKLHIHDEKNECTIGDLIEIRESRPISKTKSWVLVRVIEKTVF, encoded by the coding sequence ATAATGGAAAAAATTAGAACTTTGCAAGGTCGTGTAATAAGTAATAAGATGCAAAAATCTGCTGTTGTGGCAATTGAACGTTTTGTAAAACATATTATTTATGGCAAATTTATTAAACGTACTACAAAACTTCATATTCATGATGAAAAAAATGAATGTACTATAGGTGATTTAATAGAAATTCGAGAATCTCGTCCAATTTCTAAAACAAAATCTTGGGTTTTAGTACGTGTGATTGAAAAAACAGTTTTTTAA
- the rplP gene encoding 50S ribosomal protein L16, with product MLQPKRTKFRKMHKGRNRGLASGTDINFGSFGLQAIDRGRLTARQIESARRAITRCIKRQGKMWIRIFPDKPITQKPLEVRMGKGKGNVEYWVALVQPGKILYELDGVTEEESREAFKLAAAKLPIKTTFVTKMVM from the coding sequence ATGTTACAACCAAAACGTACTAAATTTCGAAAAATGCACAAAGGTCGAAATCGTGGTTTAGCTTCTGGTACTGATATTAATTTTGGTTCTTTTGGTTTACAAGCCATTGATAGAGGACGTTTAACTGCACGTCAAATTGAATCTGCACGAAGAGCTATAACTCGCTGTATTAAAAGACAAGGAAAAATGTGGATACGTATATTTCCTGATAAACCTATAACTCAAAAACCATTAGAAGTAAGAATGGGTAAGGGTAAAGGAAATGTTGAATATTGGGTCGCTTTAGTACAACCAGGTAAAATTCTTTATGAATTAGATGGTGTTACTGAAGAAGAATCTCGTGAAGCATTTAAACTAGCAGCAGCAAAGTTGCCAATTAAAACTACTTTTGTAACTAAGATGGTGATGTAA
- the rplD gene encoding 50S ribosomal protein L4, with protein sequence MELVVKDVQSALSVSEIIFARDFNEALIHQVVIAYSASTRQGTRAQKNRAEVSGSGRKPWRQKGTGRARAGSFRSPIWRSGGVTFAAKPQEHSQKVNKKMYRGALKSILSELIRQKRLTVFENFSLDLPKTKLLVQKLQDIDLKNALIITNKIDNNLFLASRNLYSVDVKDVHSIDPVSLIAFEHVIITVEAVKKIEEILS encoded by the coding sequence ATGGAATTAGTAGTTAAAGACGTACAAAGTGCTCTTAGTGTTTCTGAAATCATTTTTGCTCGTGATTTTAATGAGGCTCTAATTCATCAAGTCGTTATTGCTTATTCAGCATCTACCCGTCAAGGTACGAGAGCACAAAAAAATCGCGCTGAAGTTTCTGGATCAGGTAGAAAACCGTGGCGCCAAAAAGGTACAGGTCGTGCACGAGCAGGATCGTTTAGAAGTCCAATTTGGCGATCTGGTGGTGTTACGTTTGCTGCAAAACCGCAAGAACATAGTCAAAAAGTTAATAAAAAGATGTATCGTGGTGCATTAAAAAGTATTTTATCTGAATTAATTCGTCAAAAAAGATTAACAGTTTTTGAAAATTTTTCATTAGATTTACCTAAAACAAAACTTTTAGTTCAAAAATTGCAAGATATAGATTTGAAAAATGCTCTTATTATTACGAATAAAATAGATAACAATTTGTTTCTTGCTTCTAGAAATTTATATTCAGTTGATGTGAAAGATGTTCATTCTATAGATCCTGTTAGTTTGATTGCTTTTGAGCATGTTATTATTACTGTTGAAGCAGTGAAAAAAATAGAGGAAATACTTTCATGA
- the rplW gene encoding 50S ribosomal protein L23 gives MISEERLLKILVSPHVSEKSSVSIEKFNTVVLKVLNNATKYEIKYAVKKIFNVEVESIKTLKVKGKKKRQSNRIIQKSNWKKAYIKVKKGYNLDFIGNTE, from the coding sequence ATGATTTCTGAAGAACGTTTGTTAAAAATACTAGTTTCTCCACATGTATCTGAAAAATCATCTGTATCTATAGAAAAATTTAATACTGTTGTTTTAAAGGTTTTGAATAATGCTACTAAATATGAAATAAAATATGCAGTAAAAAAAATATTTAATGTCGAAGTTGAAAGTATAAAGACATTGAAAGTGAAGGGAAAAAAAAAGCGTCAATCTAATCGCATTATTCAAAAAAGTAACTGGAAGAAAGCTTATATTAAAGTTAAAAAAGGGTATAATTTAGATTTCATAGGTAATACAGAGTAG
- the rplX gene encoding 50S ribosomal protein L24 yields the protein MASKLRRNDTVIILTGKDKGKTGIIKNFLSLNKVIINGLNLIKKHQKPVPSQNKSGGIIEKEAPIHISNIAILNPESNKSDRIGFRFEGGKKVRFFKSNRKTIQ from the coding sequence ATGGCATCAAAGTTACGCCGAAATGATACAGTTATTATATTAACTGGAAAAGATAAAGGAAAAACAGGTATAATTAAAAATTTTTTATCTTTAAACAAAGTAATTATTAATGGTTTGAATTTGATAAAAAAACATCAAAAACCAGTTCCTTCTCAAAACAAAAGTGGTGGTATTATAGAAAAAGAAGCACCTATCCATATATCAAATATTGCTATTTTAAATCCTGAATCTAATAAATCAGATCGTATTGGTTTTAGATTTGAAGGAGGAAAAAAAGTTCGATTTTTTAAATCTAATAGAAAAACGATTCAATAG
- the rplC gene encoding 50S ribosomal protein L3 has translation MIGLVGKKIGMTRIFTKEGASIPVTVIELKENRITQVKNISNDFYCAIQVTTGIKKANRLTKPKAGHFLKSGVIPGRGLWEFRIDQNETFKVGQSITIHIFNNIKKVDVTGISKGKGFCGTVKRWNFHTQDATHGNSLSHRVPGSIGQNQTPGRVFKGKKMAGQLGNNRVTVQSLNIVHIDEKKNLLLVKGAVPGATGSDLIVKPAIKV, from the coding sequence ATGATTGGTTTAGTTGGTAAAAAAATTGGAATGACTCGTATTTTTACTAAAGAAGGAGCTTCAATTCCCGTTACAGTAATTGAATTAAAAGAAAACCGAATTACACAAGTAAAAAATATAAGTAATGATTTCTATTGTGCTATTCAAGTTACAACCGGTATAAAAAAAGCAAATAGATTAACAAAACCAAAAGCAGGACATTTTTTAAAATCTGGCGTAATTCCTGGTCGTGGTTTATGGGAGTTTAGAATTGATCAAAATGAAACTTTTAAAGTTGGACAAAGTATTACAATTCATATTTTTAATAATATAAAAAAAGTTGATGTTACAGGTATTTCTAAAGGAAAAGGTTTTTGCGGTACAGTAAAACGTTGGAATTTTCATACTCAGGATGCAACACATGGAAACTCTTTATCTCATAGAGTACCCGGTTCGATTGGTCAGAATCAAACTCCCGGTCGAGTGTTTAAAGGTAAAAAAATGGCAGGACAATTAGGAAATAATCGTGTTACTGTACAAAGTTTAAATATAGTACATATTGATGAAAAGAAAAATCTTCTTTTAGTAAAAGGCGCTGTTCCCGGTGCTACCGGTAGTGATCTTATCGTTAAACCAGCTATTAAGGTTTGA